From Candidatus Xianfuyuplasma coldseepsis:
GGTACATTTACCATTAGTCCAACATTTTTCACTAGACCACATTTCACAGACTCAGCAATCCCTTGATTAATCCCAGGACTATATCCAAGATCATCCGCACGTAATAATAAATACTTCATCAGTAATCTACCCCACACGCGTAAACTGCTTCAGATTCTCATCGTTGTCAAACTGTTGAATCTCAAAACGATGCCCTTCCTTATCTTCAAAAAAGAACGAGTGAAGAGGTATCTGTTTCATGTATTGAATCTCTGTACAATTTTCGACATTTAACTGTTGTATACGGTTGTACTCCTCTTGTAGTGTTGCTGTATTTAAACTGATGAGCGTACTTCCCGCATCATTATGGTGGACTTGCTTTTGTACGATCCCTATATAGGAGGTCGAACTGATTTGATAGACCCTCGCAAACCCTTGATCCATAACAAGTTGTACCTCAAGTACATCTTCCATAAACATAGTTCCATACGCAAAATTATCATAATACAAAAATACAATACTCGACGGATATCGGTACATATCATCACCCCATTAACTATTCTATCTCAAGTATATCATAATCATATTTTGTATCGAT
This genomic window contains:
- a CDS encoding VOC family protein; the protein is MYRYPSSIVFLYYDNFAYGTMFMEDVLEVQLVMDQGFARVYQISSTSYIGIVQKQVHHNDAGSTLISLNTATLQEEYNRIQQLNVENCTEIQYMKQIPLHSFFFEDKEGHRFEIQQFDNDENLKQFTRVG